One segment of Erigeron canadensis isolate Cc75 chromosome 2, C_canadensis_v1, whole genome shotgun sequence DNA contains the following:
- the LOC122588800 gene encoding uncharacterized protein At2g39910, giving the protein MEPTSSSSPPVSDFLHTTLLELSKPIYNLLSKTSYPESSSPNLIKPLLESLISPQTNSRTTTLTNFTLLCATLSSSRTSTSDHLYWIPQSLSDASDSAFRQLRNSYLTYQSKDLVLELLPRVLPLVKASIKESVIGNDDDDDVEVSPQVPVAYAVVSAYQLTWLVTQVDFSGLGEVCSLFIPCALTALDHWSPEVKGQGMITFIHLAKHVNSSEFSLYGDVILDACCQNVASSDEIWEHVVEMSVLMVTSIQQSNPRSSWYEKLLNEMLSHLWRQPRSKERRIAWLKHIEPLFSGMGLVLLGHFRRIFPLFFKWMHADDDESVLLVLDSVKTVIKFTWIRYSPYYDKLVDELVVLYKEASLKVERENIRARTLQILILLQRCKGLQFEAAWEKHKDDPNLSTLCPSLTSKPVMATDFCPIST; this is encoded by the exons ATGGAgcctacttcttcttcttctcctccAGTCTCCGATTTTCTTCACACCACTCTCCTTGAATTATCAAAACCAATCTACAACCTACTTTCCAAAACCTCTTATCCCGAATCATCATCACCCAATCTCATCAAACCCCTCCTCGAATCCCTAATTTCTCCCCAAACCAATTCCCGAACCACAACCCTAACCAACTTCACCTTACTTTGCGCCACTCTATCCTCTTCCCGAACCTCAACCTCCGATCACCTCTATTGGATTCCACAATCCTTATCCGACGCTTCCGATTCCGCTTTTCGACAACTCCGAAACTCTTATTTAACTTACCAGAGTAAGGATTTGGTTCTGGAACTGCTTCCTAGGGTTTTGCCTTTGGTTAAAGCGAGTATTAAGGAGAGTGTGattggaaatgatgatgatgatgacgtggAGGTTTCGCCTCAGGTTCCTGTTGCTTATGCTGTTGTTTCTGCTTATCAGCTTACGTGGCTTGTTACTCAG GTTGATTTTTCGGGATTGGGGGAAGTGTGTTCGTTGTTTATTCCGTGTGCGCTTACAGCTCTTGATCATTGGTCGCCCGAAGTTAAA GGACAGGGAATGATTACCTTCATACATCTTGCAAAGCATGTAAATTCTAGTGAGTTTAGTTTATATGGAGATGTGATCCTAGATGCATGCTGCCAAAATGTTGCTTCTAGCGATGAAATATGGGAGCATGTGGTTGAAATGTCAGTTCTCATGGTGACTTCTATCCAACAAAGTAATCCTCGTAGCTCATG GTATGAGAAACTGCTAAATGAGATGTTAAGCCACTTATGGCGACAACCAAGATCTAAAGAGCGTCGTATCGCCTGGCTTAAACACATTGAGCCACTTTTCAGTGGCATGGGACTTGTACTGTTAGGTCATTTCAGGCGTATTTTCCCGCTTTTCTTCAAATGGATGCATGCTGATGACGATGAATCTGTTCTACTG GTTCTCGACAGTGTCAAAACAGTTATAAAGTTCACGTGGATAAGATATTCACCATATTATGATAA ATTAGTAGATGAGTTGGTAGTTCTATACAAAGAAGCATCACTTAAAGTTGAAAGAGAAAATATACGAGCTCGTACACTCCAGATACTCATCTTGCTTCAAcg ATGCAAAGGCCTGCAATTTGAAGCAGCTTGGGAAAAACACAAGGATGATCCAAACTTATCAACACTTTGTCCCTCGTTGACTTCTAAACCTGTCATGGCTACTGATTTTTGCCCAATTTCAACTTGA
- the LOC122587267 gene encoding 60S ribosomal protein L35a-1-like: MVKGRQGERVRLYTRGTILGYKRSKSNQYPNTSLVQIEGVGTKEEVSWYQGKRLAYIYKAKVKKNGSHYRCIWGKVTRPHGNTGIVRAKFTSNLPPKSMGSRVRVFMYPSNI; the protein is encoded by the exons ATGGTGAAAGGTCGCCAAGGTGAACGTGTCAGACTTTACACCCGTGGCACCATTCTTGGCTACAAAAG gtcaaagtcaaaccaGTATCCAAACACATCATTGGTGCAAATAGAAGGAGTGGGTACTAAAGAAGAAGTGTCATGGTATCAAGGAAAACGTTTGGCTTATATTTATAAGGCAAAAGTGAAGAAAAATGGATCTCATTATAGGTGTATTTGGGGTAAAGTTACTAGGCCTCATGGTAATACTGGTATTGTCAGGGCTAAGTTCACTTCCAACCTCCCTCCTAAATCCATG GGATCTAGGGTGAGAGTGTTTATGTACCCAAGCAACATTTAA